A genomic window from Luteolibacter sp. LG18 includes:
- the lptB gene encoding LPS export ABC transporter ATP-binding protein: MPVQASHAPGSSCCNLSSAILSASGLRKTYGGRAVVDGVSLTVQPGEIVGLMGPNGAGKTTSFYMIAGLVPPDAGKVHFNGTDISDLPMHRRARLGLGYLPQEESVFRKLSVLDNLLAILETRPGLGRKERLERANDLLDRFGIAKLSKSLAITLSGGEKRRLAIARALCTDPKLLMLDEPFAGIDPIAVEDIQKIVRDLRERDGLAILITDHSVRETLTIADRAFLIHDGRVILEGRSEELANDPVAKKYYLGEDFKM; encoded by the coding sequence ATGCCCGTCCAAGCCTCGCACGCGCCCGGTTCCTCCTGCTGCAACCTGTCCTCCGCCATCCTCTCCGCCTCGGGCCTGCGCAAGACCTACGGCGGCCGCGCGGTCGTCGACGGCGTCTCGCTCACCGTCCAGCCCGGCGAGATCGTCGGCCTGATGGGTCCGAACGGCGCGGGCAAGACCACCTCGTTCTACATGATCGCCGGCCTGGTGCCGCCGGACGCCGGCAAAGTCCATTTCAACGGCACGGACATCTCCGACCTGCCGATGCACCGCCGCGCCCGCCTCGGCCTCGGCTACCTGCCACAGGAAGAGTCCGTGTTCCGGAAACTCAGCGTGCTGGACAACCTGCTGGCGATCCTCGAGACGCGCCCGGGCCTGGGCCGCAAGGAGCGGCTCGAGCGCGCCAACGACCTGCTCGATCGCTTCGGCATCGCGAAGCTTTCGAAGTCCCTGGCGATCACCCTTTCCGGCGGTGAAAAGCGCCGCCTGGCGATCGCCCGCGCCCTGTGCACGGACCCGAAGCTGCTGATGCTCGACGAGCCCTTCGCCGGCATCGACCCCATCGCCGTGGAGGACATCCAGAAGATCGTGCGCGACCTGCGCGAGCGCGATGGCCTGGCGATCCTGATCACCGACCACTCGGTCCGCGAAACCCTCACCATCGCCGACCGCGCCTTCCTGATCCACGACGGCCGGGTGATCCTTGAAGGCCGCTCCGAGGAACTCGCGAACGACCCCGTCGCGAAGAAGTATTACCTCGGGGAGGATTTCAAGATGTGA
- the raiA gene encoding ribosome-associated translation inhibitor RaiA — protein MQTANVNLPITVTVRHEQVTDALRDYAQKKIEGLHLDYPRIIEAKAILDVQKNRHIAEIILFCANHITIEAHTENGNMYAALDETIDKISRRMRKHKTRLLKKNRPHRNESIRHLDERFFTEDVLDHPEDSQHDPEPFIVHPDKYKVKTMYKEDAVMELELSDRPFVLYKSARRGCLTLVYRRKDGEYAALDIKEVA, from the coding sequence ATGCAAACTGCCAACGTCAATCTGCCGATCACCGTCACGGTTCGGCACGAGCAAGTGACCGACGCCCTGCGGGATTACGCCCAGAAGAAGATCGAGGGTCTGCACCTCGACTACCCGCGAATCATCGAAGCGAAGGCCATCCTCGACGTTCAGAAAAACCGGCACATCGCCGAAATCATTCTTTTTTGCGCCAACCACATCACCATCGAAGCCCACACTGAAAACGGCAACATGTACGCGGCCCTCGACGAGACGATCGACAAGATCTCGCGCCGCATGCGGAAGCACAAGACCCGCCTCCTGAAGAAGAACCGGCCGCACCGCAACGAGTCGATCCGCCACCTCGACGAACGCTTCTTCACCGAGGACGTGCTCGACCACCCGGAGGACTCCCAGCACGATCCGGAGCCCTTCATCGTCCACCCGGACAAGTACAAGGTGAAGACCATGTACAAGGAGGACGCGGTCATGGAACTCGAACTCTCGGACCGCCCGTTCGTGCTCTACAAGAGCGCCCGCCGTGGCTGCCTGACCCTGGTTTACCGCCGCAAAGACGGCGAGTACGCGGCGCTCGACATCAAGGAAGTCGCCTGA